CACGGTTTCCGTGCACGACATGAAAGCGCCAGAGGGGCAGGGCGTTCGCCTGCGGCTGCGCTATTGCGGGGTCTGCGGCACCGACATCGGCATCTACTCGGGCAGCCACCCGCGCGCGCAGGCCCCGTTGGTGCTGGGCCATGAGTTTATCGGCGAGGTGATCGAGGATGCTGCCGGGTTCACCGCCGGGCAGCGGGTCACCGCCTTTCCGCTGCTGTCCTGCGGCAGTTGCCACCCTTGCCGCACCGGCAGCCCGCATGTCTGCGCCAGCCTGCGCCTTTTGGGCATCGATCAGGACGGCGGCATGGCCGAAGAGATGATCGTTCAGCCCGAGCTTCTGGTGCCGGTACCGGACCACGTATCCGACCAACTGGCGGCGCTGATCGAGCCTGTGGCCGTTTGTCTGCGCGTGGCGGACCGGGCGGGCGTCACCATGGGCGACACCTGCGTGGTCACCGGTGCCGGGCCGATCGGGCTGATCACCGCGCTGATGCTGCGCCACGCTGGGGCGGGGCGCATCCTCGTGTCGGACATCGCGCCGGGCCGTCTGAAACTGGCACGCGATCTGGGGTTCGAGACGGTGAACGTCAGCAGCGAGAGCCTCGCCGATGCGGTGGCCTCGGCCACCGGCGGCGATGGCGCGGATGTGCTGGTAGAATGTTCGGGCGCGGCGCCGGTGGCGCTCGAGATGACCCGGCTCGTCCGCACCGGGGGCACGCTGTGCCTTGCGTCGCTCTACAAGGCGCCTGTGCCGGTGCCGCTGCTCGACATGAGCTTCAAGGAACTGCGGCTGATCGGTTCGCGCGTCTACACCCGCGAAGAGTTCCGCCGCGCGGTCGATCTGGTCGCCAGGCTCGAAGAGCCGCTGCTGCGGCTGGTGACGCAGGTGGTGCCGCTGAGCGGGGCCGGGGATGTGTTTGATCTAGTCACCGACCCGACCTCCGACGCGGTGAAAGTGCTGGTCGACTGTCAGGCCTGACAGCGCGCGGTTTTGTGGGCGCGCTCACCCGTTCCAGCCGAGACAGTCACAGGCCGCCAAGCGAGAAGACCAAAGGCGCGCCGCGACGCAGCGTAAGTTCCGCCGCGTTGCGGCATGATCAGAAAATTGAAATGCGGCATTGTGTCGCCACGGATCCGTGATAGCCTCCTAAGTAGGGAGGAACGAATATGCATCTTTTTCTGGTCGGCCTGTTGATTGGCTTTCTCATTATGTCGCCGGTGATCGCGCTGGTTCTGTTTGTGGGCATCATGTCGCGCCGCAAAGAGGCTGGCACACCGCCGCGCGGCGGCCTGCGTGCCCCGGTTCGCGGCGGCGGGTTCCCGGCGGGCTTGGCCAAGCCCTGACCGGTTGAAACGGGAAAGCCGGGCGCCTTGGAGGGGGCGCCCGGCTTTCTCGTGCCTTCTGAGCGGTGTGACCGGGTGAGGTTCGCGCCGGTCGGCTAGGCCAGTCAGGTCAGGCCGTTCAGTCCAGCGCCTTGTCGCTGCTGCCCGCGTCACCTTTGACCCAATAGCCTGCCGCCTTGAGGTGCGGTGCCGGATGCGCGCGATCCTGCAGGAAGTGCAGCTTCAGTGCCCGTGCCACCTGCGCCTCGGCGGCGATCCAGACAAATCCCTTGCCCTCGGGCAGATCGAGCGCCTTCGCCGCATCAAGCAGGGGCGCCGGATCATGCGCGTCTTCGACCGGACGGTGCAGCCACTGCGCGGTCTGCGCCGCTGCGCTCTGCCACTCCTGCTGATCCTCAGGGCCGGGCACGGCGGCAAGGGTGATCGCCGCGACGCCTTCGGGCAGTTCCTCGACGCGGCGCGCCATGGCTGGCAGGGCGGTCTCGTCGCCGATCAT
This portion of the Salipiger sp. CCB-MM3 genome encodes:
- a CDS encoding zinc-dependent alcohol dehydrogenase, with the protein product MKALVYEGPRTVSVHDMKAPEGQGVRLRLRYCGVCGTDIGIYSGSHPRAQAPLVLGHEFIGEVIEDAAGFTAGQRVTAFPLLSCGSCHPCRTGSPHVCASLRLLGIDQDGGMAEEMIVQPELLVPVPDHVSDQLAALIEPVAVCLRVADRAGVTMGDTCVVTGAGPIGLITALMLRHAGAGRILVSDIAPGRLKLARDLGFETVNVSSESLADAVASATGGDGADVLVECSGAAPVALEMTRLVRTGGTLCLASLYKAPVPVPLLDMSFKELRLIGSRVYTREEFRRAVDLVARLEEPLLRLVTQVVPLSGAGDVFDLVTDPTSDAVKVLVDCQA
- a CDS encoding siderophore-interacting protein — encoded protein: MESIITRHRHELKRRTLTVRDSQRLTPHMLRITLEGEDLADFTSLGADDHVKLFLDTDGEAPVARDYTPRAFDAEARTLVLDFALHDAGPATAWAEAAQPGDTLLVGGPRGSAVVAPVFDWYLMIGDETALPAMARRVEELPEGVAAITLAAVPGPEDQQEWQSAAAQTAQWLHRPVEDAHDPAPLLDAAKALDLPEGKGFVWIAAEAQVARALKLHFLQDRAHPAPHLKAAGYWVKGDAGSSDKALD